The following nucleotide sequence is from Diospyros lotus cultivar Yz01 chromosome 3, ASM1463336v1, whole genome shotgun sequence.
TTGtactttcaaatttaatatcGCATTAACTATTATGATAGGTCTCATCTTAATGTCATTCCATACTGTTTTAGTTGTATTCATGATTGTTAATATATTGCAATCATCTTCAATCGACCAAACCAACCAAGagcaaatacaataaaataggAACAGAAATGAAACCCTCACACACACAGAATAACAACATAGCGAGTTACATGTTCAGATCAAATGATCTTATTCACAGCAAAGGCTCCACCTCTTAATCAATTCATTAATAGCTTTCGATTACAACCGGATTAcaagaaagaaatcaagatcaatatacaagtACAACAGTATTAAATACAAACTGAAAACAAATACACTttcaagaaaaagagagaatctGTTCAATTTGATCTCGCGATCAAGGCAAGTATCTACGTTCTTATCAGTTTCAATCCCTCATGCCTCAGGCGATTTTCAACAGAGATTAAACAATACCAACATTTACCAATAGATCTTACTAACAAATCGAAGCCAATCGAACAAGAGAAAGATTTACGAGCGAGAGAGAGTATCACTTCATGAGTGCCAAACTAGGGTTTCAAAAAATGAGATAGTAAGCGATCTGAAGCAATTAGGATATGAAATTGCCCTTATATAGCAACAAGCAACCAAGTTGGGCTGAAGCAAACTCGATGGGCCACACGAATATAGGCTTGGCTCATGAAACATATCTCGGCCCAATGGCTATTGGCCCACAAAATTAACCAGCAGATCATATACACATTTAAATGTTagctaaataaaaataaaatgaaagtcaaatatatatataataaaatgcaAACAAACAGCACGTATCAATTATAtggaaatatattttgaattataagtCTTAACAATGATATTAACTCTATCCTAATCAAAAGAACCCTACACAAGTAGAAAGGTCCAAATCAGATCTCAAATTCAAATTCGAATTCGAAGAAACCCACTCAATCACAAAATTAAAccccaaatatatatttgaaaaaccCCTCGTAATCGTAAATGACTAAatcaaacattgaattaaaatttaaagaatccCACACAATTGTAATTGCCCGACAGTGCAAGAATCTTAGATTGTAATAACAACAAACACTTTCGTGTTTGATTTTGGGTCTAATTTTTGAATTAGGGTTGGTTAGAAATAAAGTTAACaccattaattaatgaaattaaaagtACAGTGATGATGTTAAGATAACATTTATCGTAATAGTTAATGTGTAATATGAtctaaatgattatttttaaatacaataattaatttgtttctagATCATATATAGTAAGTTATTTGACACTTTGCTCtcatatatctttttttttatatatatatccattataAGGAAGGGGGGTATACTTGTTATTtgctatttaataattattctcTCCATTCATTTTCATTAGCTAGCTTAATTTccgaaaaaagaataaattaatttccattacCATCTATCTCTTCCTATCCCAAGCGAAGTGTATTTACATCGAATTCATTATTataccattttatttatttggttcCATTAAAGCACAGCCTTATGAGAGTGAGATAAGCATGGCCTTTGGGTTCATGCTTTCTGTGACGTATGCTAGCCTAGCCtagcctcgcctcgcctcgcctcgcctcgcctctaGTATTCCAAAACTCCTTTTCCACACAGCCCATGGTAATATAAAACCTACGTAGATATCTTTGTCGTATTATCGTCATATTGCTTCTGTAGAAACTGAGGGCTCTTTGGGGCGGTTCCCCCTAGAACAACTTCCTTTTGGCAGCCACCTCATGCAATGAAAAAATATTCAGATACACTCAATGTACGAGTGAGTCTCTATCTCTAGTAGTTAAGATTTAATCATGTCATCCGATAATTCTAGAATTGGTCAAATTTGAAATCATTGGGCGACGTGGCAAAGCTTAGCCATCTAATGTACAACTTCACATGTGCACATCAGGTGTACCCAAGTATTTTCTCATGTAacgcaatatatatatttatataaatcacgTTCGCATAAAACAACTGGCACCGCACGAACGCTTTATTAGTTGTCAATGTTACACTCCGAAGTCACTTGTATTCAATTTCAATCCAATCCCTTTACTCTCTTCTATATAACTCACAAGCGTTCCCTTACCTTCCAAACTATTCTTGACCATGGCGACAAAAAGAGTGAGAGAAGATGCAAACATCGAGATGCTCCCCATAGCCAACTccatggctccattgttgtgcACAGGCAAGGATAAGTCTGGCTCTGGCTCTGGCTCCAATTTGGGCAATAGCGATTGTAATCAGAGCTTCACTTGCAAAACTTGTAAAAAAGAGTTCTCGACCTTCCAAGCCCTTGGTGGCCATCGTACAGGCCACAACAAAGCCTCTAGATTGATGGGGGATGAAGACCACCTTGATCGTGATGAAATTGGTAGGCTATTGTCACCAATGACGATGACGGTGACAGCAAAGACAAAGGCAAAGGTGATGACGACTGCAAAGGCGGAAAAGCAAGTAAAGACTCATAAGTGCCCAATATGTGGGATGGTGTTTCCAATGGGTCAAGCTTTGGGTGGTCATATGAGACGGCATCGAGGAGCTGTAACAAGGAAGGATACACACCCGTTTatggagaaattagagagtaACATGTCATGCCCAGCTAATTCCGAGCCTATGACAAGCAACTCTGAGAGAGAGCACTTGGATCTAGATCTACACTTGGCACCTTATAATCAACGATACCAAGTTTAAGAATATGATTTAGTACTGCAGGTGATTACTTCATCTCTTTTATGTTTCTATCTTTTTTGTAATTGgatgtttctatttttcttttttcttggtaATTTATAAAGTTGTTTTTGTTGAGTAATTTGTAGAGTTTTTTGTTTACAAAAAAAGAACTTTTTGGATTGAAAATTTGCCAAATCCAACCaaataaataaccaaaacaaAACTCTACCCTTTGCATCAAATTTACAAATGAAAAAGAGATGGAAGAAAATGACAATTCAAAGatgttagaaaataataatttacctTTGGTACATCACACACCTCTTGTAAAAGTAGAAATCAAtgatgcatttttaatttttttccaaaaaaataaaaatagtaaaacaaaaatcacattCAGAATAAACCATAATAGACACAAGATTCATGCCTTCATGTTCGTATACATTAAGCATGAGTTCTATCTTCATAAGTAAAAACCATGCTCTAATTAGGAGGGTttgagagaaattgagagaggtCTATAGACATATCTAAAGAAAAGAGTTGAGCATTTCATTCACACAGGGAGAGAGGAAAAGTGAATTTTTACAGCTAATTGTGTCCTTGTTGATGTAGGGATCCAAAGGGGCAATGGGGGTTCAATAAGTTCTTCTTTGTCGGCAACGACGACGACTACCCACTATAGTTAGCCATCGTCGCCGCTTTAGGTTCAATAAACCATACATGCTCCACCCAAGGTTTCACTTTATTCATTCTCTACCATATCATCATGTGGTGTGGTAGAAATagaaacttaaatttttttaaagtaattcTACAAAATTGgagtttctatatatatatgttcgaTTCTAAATACATGAAATAGGACATGATGAGTGTATTGTATATAGTTTATGTGGTGTTTTACCGTTTTATGATGCTCATTTTCTAACATACTATgtgttaaaaatataaacttaaatcTTAAAAGTAACTGTACAATGtgtgaatttttaattatatgtgcAGTTCTGAATACATAGAATAAAAAGTGATGAAtgttttatatgtaatttaagtGGTGTCTTTATGATACTCATGAAATGTAAGGTGGAgcaccttttttttttgaaatatatatatatatatatcttattttaattcCCATAATTGGCAAGAATGACAAAAAACCACGTTAGGTATGAAATTCTTACCTCTCACGTCAACGATTATTGCTTGCTAAAAACGATAAGCAAGCACAAAATTTGGACtcaacatatatacatgcacaaaatctacctatttttagtattttgtagagttttttcaaaataataataataactttgccctgaaaaattatcaaattaaaatcCCAACcaaaaaaattcccaaaataaaattcaattcttgatcttaaataaacaattaaaagaaaaaaaaatgacaattcTAACATGTAATATAGTTTCTTTATATATGTGCATAAAATACATTTtagaatatacatatatatacataaaatatgtgcatatatatttttagaaagtttagtttataattatatttttatagttaaaatattttcttgcatatttcttttgtttatatctataatattatgctaataaagtatttttatctgaaatacattttatttatttcacttaacaaataaaaattaacaaaattttaacttCTAATAACTACCAATTTATGGATAATTTTATCACTACAtcaagatttattttatttaaaaacaataaaaaataaactgatGCTATCAAAGCACCACTTCAATCGAATTTTTCACCCACGCCACGTGTACTTGTGGTTTGGTTTTTGTTGGTCTCATGATTTGTGTCATTTAGGCACTCAATTTGATCCCACCACCAAAATTTTCACTCACTCACTGATACACTCATGGTTTTCATTTGCCTCTCACACTTTTCGGTCTCAATTTCCACTCAACTCACTCACGACGacgacttttttttttttttttttttatggccgaaaggtataaataataatagaacaAACAAAAACCATGTTATACACAAGATTCTTTGCATTTGTGTCCACAAAGTGTATGCACGATTTACATCTTTTTAGGCAAAAATCAAGCATTCCTTTtaataaaagataattaatCTATTGTCTGATGCGTGGCCTAATCACGCCAACATGTTTAAACCTTCAACCCTTCCTTCCCCAATTAAGTTAAATCATGTCAGTCTCCCCTACCCCTCCTCTCATTAAATCGGGTGCGATTTTGTTAACCCTTTTTAACGGGAGTGATGGTCACCCTCATTGTTTTTGTTCCCATTCCTATGTCATTTCGttatttttcaccctcacaaaaacagtgagggtgaccatcaccccgttaaaggggatGAA
It contains:
- the LOC127796917 gene encoding zinc finger protein ZAT11, with amino-acid sequence MATKRVREDANIEMLPIANSMAPLLCTGKDKSGSGSGSNLGNSDCNQSFTCKTCKKEFSTFQALGGHRTGHNKASRLMGDEDHLDRDEIGRLLSPMTMTVTAKTKAKVMTTAKAEKQVKTHKCPICGMVFPMGQALGGHMRRHRGAVTRKDTHPFMEKLESNMSCPANSEPMTSNSEREHLDLDLHLAPYNQRYQV